A genomic window from Castor canadensis chromosome 18, mCasCan1.hap1v2, whole genome shotgun sequence includes:
- the LOC109675993 gene encoding LOW QUALITY PROTEIN: melanoma antigen preferentially expressed in tumors-like (The sequence of the model RefSeq protein was modified relative to this genomic sequence to represent the inferred CDS: deleted 2 bases in 2 codons), giving the protein MSLCDPPRLLELAGQSLLKNEALEELPVELFPPLFTVAYAGKHSKALTAMVQAWPFACLPLGALMKEWQPHQETFQAAFSGLDALLALDVRPRRWKLQVLDLCKNAHQDFGSIWSGTRAGLSSLMETEASQSTKKQKVDGSKMLAKEPLAPMEVLIDLCLKKGSHDELLNLLIEKVKQKEGLLHLYCKKLRILSIPLQNINMILEMLQLNSVQDLEVNCTWKLSALENFAPYLGWMGDLRRLLLSHTCTSPNISLEKEKQCVRQFSSQFLNLHHIQELRLDSISFLEGCLHHMLRCLMSPLKTLSVTNCLLLESDLMHLSQCPNIGQLIKPGSTWSGVNLNNVSPEPLQVLLKKTSDTLQDLSLDECGIMDPQLTAILPVLSHCSQLIMFSFCGNPISMAVLENLLHHTIGLIKLSLVLYPAPLESYEDVGGTLHLERLAYLHARLMQMLHKLGRHNMVWLSTNPCPHCGDRTFYDPESILCQDV; this is encoded by the exons ATGAGCCTGTGTGACCCACCAAGACTGCTGGAGCTGGCTGGACAGAGCCTGCTGAAGAACGAGGCCTTGGAGGAGCTGCCTGTGGAGCTCTTTCCGCCTCTGTTCACAGTGGCCTATGCTGGAAAACACAGCAAGGCCCTAACGGCAATGGTGCAGGCCTGGCCCTTCGCCTGCCTCCCCCTGGGGGCCCTGATGAAGGAATGGCAGCCTCATCAGGAGACCTTTCAAGCTGCATTCAGTGGGCTGGATGCACTGCTTGCTCTAGATGTTCGCCCAAG GAGGTGGAAACTGCAAGTACTAGATTTATGTAAGAATGCTCATCAGGACTTCGGGAGCATATGGTCTGGAACCAGGGCTGGTCTGAGCTCATTGATGGAAACTGAGGCCAGCCAGTCCACGAAGAAGCAAAAAGTAGATGGTTCCAAGATGTTGGCAAAAGAGCCCTTGGCTCCCATGGAGGTACTGATAGACTTGTGCCTCAAGAAAGGCAGCCATGATGAATTGCTTAACCTC CTCATTGAGAAGGTCAAACAGAAGGAAGGTTTACTACACCTATACTGTAAGAAGCTAAGGATTTTATCAATACCCTTGCAAAATATTAATATGATACTGGAAATGTTGCAGCTGAACTCTGTCCAGGATTTGGAAGTGAACTGTACCTGGAAACTGTCCGCCCTGGAAAACTTTGCTCCTTACCTGGGCTGGATGGGTGATCTGCGTAGGCTCCTCCTATCCCACACCTGCACATCTCCCAACATTTCCCTGGAGAAGGAGAAGCAATGTGTCAGGCAGTTCAGCTCTCAGTTCCTTAATCTACATCACATTCAGGAGCTACGTTTGGACTCTATCTCCTTCCTCGAAGGCTGCCTACACCACATGCTAAG GTGCTTGATGAGCCCCTTGAAGACCCTCTCAGTCACCAACTGCCTGCTTTTGGAATCAGACCTGATGCATCTCTCCCAGTGCCCCAACATCGGTCAACTAATAAAACCTGGATCAACCTGG TCAGGGGTCAACCTGAACAATGTAAGTCCTGAGCCTCTCCAAGTTCTACTGAAGAAAACTTCTGACACCCTCCAGGACCTGAGCTTAGATGAGTGTGGGATCATGGACCCCCAGCTCACTGCCATCCTGCCTGTCctgagccactgctcccagctcATTATGTTCAGCTTCTGTGGGAACCCCATCTCCATGGCTGTGCTGGAGAACCTCCTGCACCATACCATTGGGCTGATCAAGCTAAGCCTTGTGCTGTATCCTGCCCCACTGGAGAGTTACGAAGATGTTGGAGGTACTCTCCACCTGGAGAGGCTTGCCTACTTGCATGCCAGGCTGATGCAAATGTTACACAAATTGGGGCGGCACAACATGGTCTGGCTTAGTACCAACCCCTGTCCTCACTGTGGTGACAGGACCTTCTATGATCCAGAGTCTATCCTGTGCCAGGATGTGTGA